GCCTGTGAACTGCTTTAATTATGATTTGTGCAGCTTTTTCCATATCAGCAGCAGTACTTAGTTTCCCCGTGGAAAAACGAATGGTTCCCATGGCAATATCAACCGGAATTTTCATCGCCGTTAGTACGGCCGACACATCCACATGGTCAGCATGACAAGCAGCTCCTGCTGAGGCAGCGATCCCTTTCAGTTCATCAAGCAATGTATTGGCTTCAATTTTCGGAAAACTCAGGCTCAATGTGTTTGGCAACCGGAAATCAGGGTGGCCGTTTAACTTGATGCCCGGCAGGGCTTCGGTCAACAGTTGTTGAAGCAAGTCGCGGGACGATTTCATCTGTCGGGTGTTGGCTTCAAGATCCCGTTTGGCAATTTCTGCCGCTTTTCCCAAACCAACAATTTCGAGTACGTTTTCGGTACCGGCACGCAGGTTTTGTTCGTGGTTGGCGCCATGCATCAGCTTTTGCAATTTCACTCCCCGCCGGATAAACAAAGCGCCAATCCCTTTAGGTGCATACAACTTGTGCCCGGCCACTGAAAGCAGGTCAACACCCATTTTCCTGACATCGGTGTCAATTTTGCCAACAGATTGGGCTGCATCGGAATGGAAAATTATTCCGTGATTTTGGGCAATTTTCCCAATTTCAGAAACGGCCTGAATCGTTCCCACTTCATTGTTGGCGTGCATGACGCTGATGAGAATGGTGGCCGGCGTGATGGCTTTTTCGATGTCACCTGGATTTACTCTCCCAAATTCATCAACATTTACATAAGTAATTCTGAAACCCTGTGATTCCAGGTAACTGCAAACCTCAGTAACTGCAGGATGCTCAATGGTGGAGGTGATGATATGATTCCCCTGGTCGCGGTTCTGAAATGCAACCCCTTTGATGGCATAATTGTTAGACTCGGTACCACCGCTGGTAAAAACGATCTCATCAGGGAAGCAGTTGAGCAGTGCTGCTATTTGGCGCCGGGCCTGTTCCACAGCCCTTCTGGTTTGAACCCCATAAATATGGCTGCTTGAGGGGTTTCCAAACAGCTCTTCCAAAAATGGGCGCATGGCCTCTGCAACTTCACGGTCAACCGGTGTGGTTGCGTTATAATCCAGGTATATTGAGGTTTCCATTCTGTTTGTTAAATGAGTTGGTATTTATTGCAGAAATCGATCACTTCGCGTGCGTTGGCTTCTGCATCAGCAGTTTGTACCGGTACTGTAAAAGTCTTGTCCTTGACTTTTTTAGTCAGGTCGTAGCAATAGGCTTTGTCATAATAATCTAAGACAATGTCAATGGCCGTTCCAAAGTCGTCCTGCCCGATAGCGTTCACGGCAGTTTTCATATTTTGCCCGCCAAGGCGCCGGCTGATTTTCTCGATTGAATGGATGAGCAGTGGCTTCGGGTATTTGGCATAATCATCAATCAACCTTTCAATTCTCAATTTCTTTGGCATTTCAAGGCTGATGACGCTAGCCTTGCTCATTTTGAAATGCAATATTTCCGGAATAAAAACCCTGCCGATCATCCGGCTTTCATCCTCGATCCAGATTGGCTTTTGAAAATCAAACAGCTGCCATACTTCAGCAAGGTCATTTTCAAACTGCTCGCTGTTGGGTTGATCAACTTCGCCGATCGCTCCAAATGCGGACCCTTTGTGATGAGCAAAGCGTTCGAGATCAAGCACCTGATGCCCCAAATGTTGAAGGACATGAAGGA
This is a stretch of genomic DNA from Bacteroidales bacterium. It encodes these proteins:
- the selD gene encoding selenide, water dikinase SelD gives rise to the protein METSIYLDYNATTPVDREVAEAMRPFLEELFGNPSSSHIYGVQTRRAVEQARRQIAALLNCFPDEIVFTSGGTESNNYAIKGVAFQNRDQGNHIITSTIEHPAVTEVCSYLESQGFRITYVNVDEFGRVNPGDIEKAITPATILISVMHANNEVGTIQAVSEIGKIAQNHGIIFHSDAAQSVGKIDTDVRKMGVDLLSVAGHKLYAPKGIGALFIRRGVKLQKLMHGANHEQNLRAGTENVLEIVGLGKAAEIAKRDLEANTRQMKSSRDLLQQLLTEALPGIKLNGHPDFRLPNTLSLSFPKIEANTLLDELKGIAASAGAACHADHVDVSAVLTAMKIPVDIAMGTIRFSTGKLSTAADMEKAAQIIIKAVHRLRPKEHVTQNVEIQTGEIKLTSFTHGLGCACKIRPQYLEQVLKDLPQVFDKNVLIGASTSDDAAVYLINESTAIVQTVDFFTPVVDDPYYFGAIAAANALSDIYAMGAKPLFALNIVGFPDNRLPMQVLKDILRGASDKAAEAGISVLGGHTVEDTEPKFGMVVTGVVHPSKVISNAGAKPGDVLILTKPIGTGIISTAVKRGLADEKTALSARNVMAELNAKAAKLMESFPVNSCTDITGFGLLGHLKEMVMASGVQVKINASMVPFIEGTYELAMAGSIPGGTRNNLDFVSGVVEWDKDIPEITRLILCDAQTSGGLLISLPKKDAEEYIRQFGLSASIIGMVSEKRNHVANPIFIGD
- the mnmH gene encoding tRNA 2-selenouridine(34) synthase MnmH codes for the protein MIHPVDIAEFKRLRKSLPAVDVRSPGEFTVGHIPDAFNLPLFDDEERKAVGITYKQQGREPAILKGLDLVGCKLSGFVKQARKIAPGRKLLLHCWRGGMRSEGMAWLLSTAGFEVNVLKGGYKAYRRFNSRFWEKASKMIILSGKTGSGKTEILHVLQHLGHQVLDLERFAHHKGSAFGAIGEVDQPNSEQFENDLAEVWQLFDFQKPIWIEDESRMIGRVFIPEILHFKMSKASVISLEMPKKLRIERLIDDYAKYPKPLLIHSIEKISRRLGGQNMKTAVNAIGQDDFGTAIDIVLDYYDKAYCYDLTKKVKDKTFTVPVQTADAEANAREVIDFCNKYQLI